GGCCGGGGCGCTCACGGCGTCCGGCCCCGCTGGCGGGGTGCTCCGCTTCATCGGCTTCGACGGGACGCTCCGGGTGACGGGCGGCGGCGGGGTCACGGTCGCGGGTGGGACGCTCGACATCGAGAGCGCGCTCGACAACGCCGGAGAGCTGAGCGTTGAGTCCTCCGCTATGCTAAGCCTCGAAGGGGTATTGGCGAACAGCGGCACACTCGGAGGCTCCGGCACGCTCACGGTCAGCAACGCTACGCTGTTCACAAACACCGGCACCGTCGCACCTGGACTTAGCGCTGCTGTCGCTATTCTCCCCGTCGGCATCCCATCGGGCTCGCTGCCCTTCGGCCCTGACGGAAGGTTGGAGGTCGAACTCGGCGGCCTGGAGCCGGGCACGGGCTACGACCGCCTCGCCGTCGGTGGAGCCGTCGCGCTTGGCGGCGAGCTCGCCCTCTCGGTCCTCGATGGGTTTACCCCGGAGCTGGGCCAGACCTTCGAGGTGCTGACGTTTACCTCGAGCACGGGCGATTTCGACGCCTACACCGGGACCAGCCTCGGCAACGGGACCGGCCTGGCCCCGTCATTTACCGAGACGTCGCTCGTCCTCACCGTCGTACCGGACGGCAACAATCCCCCCATCGCCAACGCTGATACGGCTTCTACGCCGGCAGGCGTCCCGGTCCTCATCGACGTGCTCGCGAATGACACCGATCCCGACGGCGATGCGCTCCTACTTGCGGGCGTGCGGCCCCCTGCGAACGGGACGGCTGAAGTCGCGGACGACGCGGTCCGCTATACGCCGAGCGCCGGGTTCGCCGGCACCGACAGCTTCACGTACACTGTCAGCGATGGGAATGGCGGAGCGGACACGGATACCGTCACCGTCACCGTTATTCCTGCGCCGAATGTGCCGCCCGTCGCCGTGGACGACGCGGCGGCCGTCGCGGTAAACGGGACCGTCCTCATCGATGTGCTCGCGAATGACAGCGATGAGGACGGCGACGCGCTCGTGCTTGAGGGCGTTGAGCCTCCCGTGAACGGGACGGGCGAAGTAGCGGACGGTGAGGTTCGGTACACGCCCAACAGCGGGTTCGAAGGCACGGACTCCTTCACCTACGCCGTAGGCGATGGGAACGGCGGCTTCGACGTGGCAACCGTCACGGTCGTGGTTACCGATTTGCCGTACGTGCTCACCGGCCCCGAGCCCGGAGCGCAGATGGGGGTGGACGACGACATCGAGATCTACGTGGGCCAGGTCCCGGTGTTCATCGACAACAACGGCTTCGCTGGGCTGTTCGGCCCCCTCGCTTTTGAGGCGCAGCCAGGAGACAGCCTCCGCGTGGTTGCGATAGACAGAGGAATATGCCAGGGCCTCACCCCTTTCTATCTGACCGTCGTCGCAACGGGAGAGCAGGTCGCGCTGGACAGCGTCGGCGTCAACTACCAGACGGGCTGCATCAGCGGCCCCACGATCTTCTACGACAGCACGTTCGTTCTGCCCTCCGACCCGGCCGGGAATACCCCGCCCGTCGCCGTGGCTGACACGGCGGCGGTGGCGGCGAATGGGTCAGTCCTCATCGACGTGCTCGCCAACGATTTCGACCTCGACGGCGACACCCTCGACCTCTTCGATACGTCGGGTCCGGGCAACGGTACCGCCGAACCCGAAGGCGAGATGGTTCGCTACACGCCGAACGCCGGCTTCGTCGGCACCGACAGCTTCACGTATGTCGTCGGTGACGGAAACGGCGGGATAGGCATGGGGATGGTGACGGTCACGGTCAGCTCCGCCGCCAACACTCCGCCCGTCGCCGTGGACGACGCAGCGGAGACGCAGGCGGCCGTGACCGTATTCATCGACGTGCTCGCCAACGACTCCGACGCCGACGGCGACACGCTACGGATCGAGGGCTTCACTTTGCCTGAGAACGGGACGGCCGTGGTGGCGGGCGGGCTGTTTCGCTACGCCCCCCGTGCCGGGTTCGTAGGCACCGACAGCTTCTTCTACACCGTGGGCGACGGGAACGGCGGGCTTGACGAGGCCACCGTCACGGTCACCGTCACGGAGGGGAGCGGCCCCGTGCCCGGCACGTGCACCCCGGGCCTCGCCTCCGCCGACCTCGCCGTCAACGACGTCAGCGCCCGGCTCTACACGACGGGAAGCCTGTTCTACGACGAGGGTTCGGGCGGGCAGTACCTCGTCCCGCAGGCGAGCGGGATCGCGCCGATCTTCGCCGCCGGCGTCTGGATCGGCGGGCAGGTCGGCGGGGAGCTGCGGACGGCCGCGTCCACGTACGCCTCCGGCGTGGCCGACCCGGAGTTCTGGCCCGGCCCGCTCGGCGACGACGGCCGCCCCGTGGACCCCGACGACTGCGCCGCCTTCGACCGGATCTACAGCGTCGACCGGAGCGCCATCACGGCGTACGAGTCCACGGGCGTCGCGAGCGACGACCTCGCGGGCTGGCCCGTCGGGCTGGGCGCCCCCGCCGTCGATGCCGACGGCGCCCCCATCGCCGCGACGAGCCTCGACCAGACGCTCGACCTGGAGGCGGGGGAGCGGCCCGTGCTCTTCGGCAGCCGGGTCTCGTTCTGGGTGATGAACGATGTCGGGAACGTGCACACCTCGTCGGGCCGGCCGCCCATCGGGCTGGAGGTCCGCGCGCTGGCGTTCTCCTTCGACGATGCCGACGCCGCCCTCGATCAGTCCACGCTCTACCGCTACGAGCTCGTGAACAAAGGCGGCGCACCGCTCGAGGAGGCCCGCTTCAGCCTCTTCCTCGACCCCGACGTCGGCGGCGCGCTCGACGACTACGTGGGGAGCGACCCGGCGCGCGGGCTCGGCTTCGCTTACAACGCCGACGCCGACGACGACCTGTACGGCTCGCCCCCGCCCGCCGTCGGCGTGGACCTCTTCCAGGGGACGGGTTCCTTCGCGTACTACAGCAACGACGTCGGCGCGGCGACGGGGGACCCGACGTTCGGCGTGGGCGCGACGTACTACAACTACATGCGCGGGGTCTGGAGCGACGGCACGCCCATCACCGAGGGCGGCACGGGCTATCGCTCCGGCGGCCCCGTGACTCCGTACGCCTTCCCCGGCGACCCCGAGGGCGAGGCGTTCTGGAGCGAGGTCAACGCCGACGGTGCAGGCGGTGACACCCCGCCCGACGACCGGCGGTTCGTGCTCTCCGCCCCGTCGTTCGCCCTTGCCCCCGGTGCCTCGCAGACGTTCGACTTCGCGATCCTCTTCGCGACGGGCGCCGACCACCTCAACAGCGTCACGGCGCTGAAGCAAGCGTCGGACCGGCTCCAGGCCCTCTACGACACGGGCGACCTCTACCGGGAGGCGAGCGAGGAGGCGAGCGTAGAGGTGGTCGCGCCGCCCCAGACCGCGGCCGGGAGTGGGTTCTCCGTCGGCGTGGCCGTCACAGGGTTCGTCCCCACGGTGGCCGAGCTGCGGTACCGCCCCGTCGGGGCGACGGGGTACGGGAGCACGCCGCTCACCGTGAGCGGCGACGGGTACGAGGGCGCCATCCCGAACGCGGCCGTCACCCTCCGCGGTGTCGAGTACTACGTGTTCCTCTCGAATGGGGCGCGGACGATCACCTTCCCCGCCGACGAGCCCGAGACGAACCCGCTCCGCGTCCGCGTCGGCGTCGCGCAGCAGGCGTCGAGCGTCATGCTGCCGGGCGATGCCAGCGCCGTCACCGCCTACCGTATGGTGTCGGTGCCGCTTGTGCTCGACGACCCCTCGCCCCTTGCCGTCTTCGGCGACGATTACGGCGACTACGGCCCGACCTCGTGGCGGCTCCTGCGCTACCTCCCCCTCGCCGAGCGCTACGCCGAGTTCCCCGATCTCAACGCTGCCGTCGTGCCCGGTGCCGCCTTCTGGCTCGCCGCCTACGCCGAGGCGTCGGGATCCTTCGACGTCGAGAACGGGCTCTCGGTCGATGCCTCCGAACCGGTGCTCCTCACGCTCGCGCCGGGGTGGAACCAGATCGGTACCCCCTTCGCGTTCCCCGTCGCGTGGGACGCCGTGCTCGGGAGCGAAACCGATGGCATTCAGACGCCCGACTTTTGGGACGGGACGCAGTACGTAGAACGAGCCGTGCTCGACCCGTGGGTAGGCTACTTCGTGCTCAACGGCACGGAGGAGACCGTCACGCTTCGGGTGCCGCCGACCGAGGCGGGCCAGACGCGCTCGGCGACGCGGCCCGCAGCGAAAGAGGGCGAGGAGGGCTACCGCCTCCGCCTCCTCGCCGAAGCGCGGGACCGCGGCCTCCGGGATACGCAGAACCTGCTCGGCTTCGCCGACGGTGCGGCCGAGGGACGTGACCGCCTCGACCGCGCCGAGCCGCCGCCGATCACGACGCACCTCCGGCTGAGCGCCGTCGAGGACGGCGTTCGCCTCGGCCGCAGCTTCCGCCCCGCCGGCACCGACGGCGCCGCCTGGGAACTCGAAGTCACCGCCACGCCGGATGTGCTCGACGCCGGGCCGCTCGCGGTCCGCGTCGCGCTCGAAGAAGTCGGCGGGCGGCCGGACGGCTACGACGTGCACGTGCTCGACCTCGACCGCGAGGTGCCGCTGACGCTGCTCGAAAGCGCCTTCGAGCTCACGCTCAGCGCCGCGCGCCCGGTGCAGCGGCTCCGCCTCATCGCCGGGACCGACGGCTTCGCCGACGCCGCACGGGGGGGCATCTCCCTCGCCCCCGTCGCCTTCGCCCTCGCCCCGGCCTACCCCAACCCGTTCGCTGGCACGACCACGCTCGCCTACGAGCTCCCCGAGCCGGCCGACGTCACGCTCGACGTGTTCGACCTCCTCGGCCGCCGCGTGGCCGTCCTCGCCGACGGGGTGCAGGAGGCGGGGCGCTACACCGCGAGGTGGGACGGGACGGTGGCGGGGGCACCCGCGGCGAACGGGGTGTACGTCTACCGGCTCCGCGCCGGGGGCTTCACCGCCTCGCACAAGATGGTCCTCCTCCGCTAGCCGGCATCCCGTCCGCGCTCCGACCGGGCTCTCTCCTCTGAAACCGTGCTCCCGATGAATCGACTTCCGATGAACCGGCTCTGTCTCGTCCTCTTCCTCACGCTTCCGTTCGCGGCACCGCAGGCGCAGGTGGTCCCGTCCGGCGGGGAGGGCTCGCTCTACATCGGGAGCCAGCGGCCGCCGGTCCGGATCACGACGGTGGGGACGTTCCAGCGCTACAGCGGCGCCCTCGCCGACGATGCGGACGAGGTCGAAGTGGCGGCGTTCTCGACGCCGTTCACCATCTTCGCTCCCGTCGCGCGCAACCTCGCGCTTAGCCTGCGCACGAGCTACACCTCGGTGGAGGGAAACGACCTCGCGGGGGTGAGCGGGCTGACGGACACGCAGGCCACGCTCAGCTACTTCCGGCCGCTCGGGCCGGGGAGCGCCGTCGTGAGCGCGAG
This is a stretch of genomic DNA from Rhodothermales bacterium. It encodes these proteins:
- a CDS encoding Ig-like domain-containing protein; the encoded protein is MLRFIGFDGTLRVTGGGGVTVAGGTLDIESALDNAGELSVESSAMLSLEGVLANSGTLGGSGTLTVSNATLFTNTGTVAPGLSAAVAILPVGIPSGSLPFGPDGRLEVELGGLEPGTGYDRLAVGGAVALGGELALSVLDGFTPELGQTFEVLTFTSSTGDFDAYTGTSLGNGTGLAPSFTETSLVLTVVPDGNNPPIANADTASTPAGVPVLIDVLANDTDPDGDALLLAGVRPPANGTAEVADDAVRYTPSAGFAGTDSFTYTVSDGNGGADTDTVTVTVIPAPNVPPVAVDDAAAVAVNGTVLIDVLANDSDEDGDALVLEGVEPPVNGTGEVADGEVRYTPNSGFEGTDSFTYAVGDGNGGFDVATVTVVVTDLPYVLTGPEPGAQMGVDDDIEIYVGQVPVFIDNNGFAGLFGPLAFEAQPGDSLRVVAIDRGICQGLTPFYLTVVATGEQVALDSVGVNYQTGCISGPTIFYDSTFVLPSDPAGNTPPVAVADTAAVAANGSVLIDVLANDFDLDGDTLDLFDTSGPGNGTAEPEGEMVRYTPNAGFVGTDSFTYVVGDGNGGIGMGMVTVTVSSAANTPPVAVDDAAETQAAVTVFIDVLANDSDADGDTLRIEGFTLPENGTAVVAGGLFRYAPRAGFVGTDSFFYTVGDGNGGLDEATVTVTVTEGSGPVPGTCTPGLASADLAVNDVSARLYTTGSLFYDEGSGGQYLVPQASGIAPIFAAGVWIGGQVGGELRTAASTYASGVADPEFWPGPLGDDGRPVDPDDCAAFDRIYSVDRSAITAYESTGVASDDLAGWPVGLGAPAVDADGAPIAATSLDQTLDLEAGERPVLFGSRVSFWVMNDVGNVHTSSGRPPIGLEVRALAFSFDDADAALDQSTLYRYELVNKGGAPLEEARFSLFLDPDVGGALDDYVGSDPARGLGFAYNADADDDLYGSPPPAVGVDLFQGTGSFAYYSNDVGAATGDPTFGVGATYYNYMRGVWSDGTPITEGGTGYRSGGPVTPYAFPGDPEGEAFWSEVNADGAGGDTPPDDRRFVLSAPSFALAPGASQTFDFAILFATGADHLNSVTALKQASDRLQALYDTGDLYREASEEASVEVVAPPQTAAGSGFSVGVAVTGFVPTVAELRYRPVGATGYGSTPLTVSGDGYEGAIPNAAVTLRGVEYYVFLSNGARTITFPADEPETNPLRVRVGVAQQASSVMLPGDASAVTAYRMVSVPLVLDDPSPLAVFGDDYGDYGPTSWRLLRYLPLAERYAEFPDLNAAVVPGAAFWLAAYAEASGSFDVENGLSVDASEPVLLTLAPGWNQIGTPFAFPVAWDAVLGSETDGIQTPDFWDGTQYVERAVLDPWVGYFVLNGTEETVTLRVPPTEAGQTRSATRPAAKEGEEGYRLRLLAEARDRGLRDTQNLLGFADGAAEGRDRLDRAEPPPITTHLRLSAVEDGVRLGRSFRPAGTDGAAWELEVTATPDVLDAGPLAVRVALEEVGGRPDGYDVHVLDLDREVPLTLLESAFELTLSAARPVQRLRLIAGTDGFADAARGGISLAPVAFALAPAYPNPFAGTTTLAYELPEPADVTLDVFDLLGRRVAVLADGVQEAGRYTARWDGTVAGAPAANGVYVYRLRAGGFTASHKMVLLR